The Bacillus carboniphilus genome contains a region encoding:
- a CDS encoding DUF4386 domain-containing protein, giving the protein MYSNKQLARIAGLFYLILIVCGVFAEFFVRSKLIQKDNASITAENILNSETLFRLGFVSDLMMMTAFLFLSFVLYILFKKVNANVSLFMVLFVLASVSILCINMLNQFAALIILNEPTYFSGFSSEQSHSMVLFFLDMHSYGYSIAQIFFGLWLLPLGYLVYKSRFFPRFLGVLLVVGCFSHLIDFFFFFLSPSIATSISWIVTLPADIAEFSFVLWLLIMGAKNQLTS; this is encoded by the coding sequence ATGTATTCAAACAAACAGCTTGCGAGAATTGCTGGACTTTTCTACTTAATTCTTATCGTATGTGGGGTGTTTGCAGAATTTTTTGTGAGATCTAAGCTGATTCAAAAGGATAACGCCTCAATAACTGCTGAAAATATCTTGAATTCTGAGACTCTTTTTCGTTTAGGATTCGTCAGTGACCTCATGATGATGACCGCCTTTTTATTCTTGTCTTTCGTGTTGTATATCCTTTTCAAAAAAGTTAATGCAAATGTTTCATTATTTATGGTTCTTTTCGTATTAGCTAGTGTATCTATCCTGTGCATCAATATGTTGAACCAATTTGCTGCGCTAATTATACTCAACGAGCCCACTTACTTTAGTGGATTTTCATCAGAGCAATCCCATAGTATGGTACTATTCTTTCTTGATATGCACTCATATGGTTATAGTATTGCACAAATTTTCTTCGGTCTTTGGTTATTACCACTTGGTTACCTCGTTTACAAATCAAGATTTTTCCCAAGATTTTTAGGTGTTTTATTGGTAGTTGGTTGTTTTAGCCATCTAATTGATTTCTTTTTCTTTTTCCTTTCTCCTAGTATTGCTACTTCTATTTCTTGGATCGTCACTTTACCTGCCGATATTGCAGAATTTTCGTTTGTCTTATGGCTTTTAATTATGGGCGCTAAAAACCAACTAACATCTTAA
- a CDS encoding cell wall hydrolase, whose protein sequence is MAVIQYNDKQLKLLARLMRAEAEGDGQLGMLLVGNVGVNRVKGDCLDFKDINTIERMVYQSPGGFEATTKGYFYQAAREKDIELARKVLKGNRYDPAEVSLWFFKPSGPCPAQWFNQYNSGRFKSHCFYSPTYSDCSSVY, encoded by the coding sequence ATGGCTGTTATCCAATACAATGATAAACAACTTAAATTATTGGCAAGGCTGATGAGAGCGGAAGCTGAAGGCGATGGACAGCTAGGCATGCTTCTTGTTGGAAATGTTGGTGTCAACAGGGTGAAAGGAGATTGTCTAGATTTCAAAGACATCAATACAATAGAGAGGATGGTTTATCAGTCACCTGGGGGATTTGAAGCCACTACCAAAGGCTATTTTTACCAAGCTGCTAGGGAAAAAGATATCGAATTAGCTAGAAAAGTATTAAAAGGCAACCGCTATGATCCCGCTGAAGTATCTTTATGGTTTTTTAAACCTTCGGGCCCATGTCCCGCTCAATGGTTTAATCAATATAACTCCGGTCGCTTTAAATCCCATTGTTTTTATTCACCTACGTACTCAGATTGTTCAAGTGTTTATTAG
- the gerQ gene encoding spore coat protein GerQ: MSFPYNQYPFRTTGTQQQSTYPYPQTPSGTQIPYVPGSQTQTQPSVPGMLPLEESYIENILRLNRGKPATVYMTFENNNEWNAKIFKGIIEAAGRDHIILSDLDTGTRYLLLTIYLDYITFEEEINYTYPYSLSTYTPR; encoded by the coding sequence ATGTCTTTCCCTTATAATCAATACCCTTTCAGAACGACAGGTACACAACAACAAAGTACGTATCCTTATCCACAAACCCCTAGCGGAACTCAAATTCCATATGTTCCAGGTTCTCAAACGCAAACGCAACCTTCCGTTCCAGGAATGCTTCCACTCGAAGAATCTTATATTGAAAATATTTTACGACTCAATCGTGGCAAGCCCGCTACTGTTTATATGACATTTGAAAACAATAATGAATGGAATGCGAAGATTTTCAAGGGGATCATTGAAGCTGCAGGAAGAGACCATATTATTTTAAGTGACTTAGACACAGGGACTCGCTACTTACTGTTAACCATTTACTTAGACTATATTACGTTCGAGGAAGAAATTAATTATACCTATCCGTACTCGTTATCGACTTACACACCGAGATAA
- a CDS encoding cytochrome c oxidase subunit 2A, producing MTNGVVPQKETQRQVKVESQNEPELKGAFISVLFVGLVIIISWLGVYYLFVTRT from the coding sequence ATGACAAATGGAGTAGTTCCACAAAAGGAAACACAAAGACAAGTGAAAGTAGAAAGTCAAAATGAACCTGAATTAAAAGGTGCTTTTATTTCTGTACTGTTTGTAGGTCTTGTGATTATTATATCGTGGTTAGGTGTTTATTATCTATTTGTAACAAGAACATAG
- a CDS encoding Crp/Fnr family transcriptional regulator: MEICPICEKASNTRNTTLLSTSTLEKLGDYMYEHEFKQGSNIYWEGDEADKIYFVKKGTVNLTKMTDDGKDLTFYVFRVGDLFGEFDHTEEKLTSFNAIAAEDCEIGVIQQQDLEVLIWQNGDVAVEFMKWMGYMQRFTQLKLRDLMFYGKNGALASTLIRIGNTYGEKKDNKVFIKKKFTNLELANLIGATRETVNRMLKTLKEDGLIEVNTGKITILDLEELKKICHCEGCPIEICRI, encoded by the coding sequence ATGGAAATATGCCCGATTTGTGAAAAAGCTTCAAATACAAGAAATACCACCTTGTTATCAACTAGTACCTTGGAAAAACTGGGGGACTATATGTATGAGCATGAATTTAAACAAGGCTCTAATATTTATTGGGAAGGCGACGAAGCAGACAAAATCTATTTTGTCAAAAAAGGAACGGTCAATTTAACTAAAATGACGGATGACGGAAAAGACCTCACGTTTTATGTCTTTCGTGTTGGCGATTTATTTGGTGAATTTGACCATACAGAAGAGAAACTAACGTCTTTTAATGCAATTGCAGCTGAAGATTGTGAGATTGGCGTCATACAGCAACAAGATTTAGAAGTGTTAATTTGGCAAAATGGTGATGTGGCAGTTGAATTTATGAAATGGATGGGCTATATGCAACGTTTTACCCAATTGAAGTTACGTGATTTAATGTTTTACGGGAAAAACGGTGCCCTTGCCTCTACCCTTATTCGAATTGGGAATACTTATGGTGAAAAAAAAGACAACAAGGTCTTTATTAAAAAGAAATTTACGAATCTAGAATTAGCCAATTTGATCGGTGCCACAAGAGAAACGGTCAATAGAATGTTAAAGACATTGAAAGAAGATGGATTAATTGAAGTGAATACTGGAAAAATTACGATTTTAGATCTAGAGGAGTTAAAAAAAATATGCCATTGTGAAGGTTGTCCTATTGAGATTTGTAGAATCTAA
- a CDS encoding DUF423 domain-containing protein — protein MNFFLILGAINAFLAVALGAFGAHGLEGKIPDKYLNTWEKAVQYQMFHAMGLFVVALVSGKVSQVTSLTSAGWLMFIGIILFSGSLYVLSVTQIKVLGAITPIGGISFLAAWVLLIVAVVKYL, from the coding sequence ATGAACTTTTTTTTAATATTAGGAGCAATTAATGCCTTCTTAGCTGTAGCATTAGGCGCATTTGGGGCACATGGACTTGAAGGGAAAATTCCAGATAAGTATTTGAACACATGGGAAAAAGCTGTTCAATATCAAATGTTTCATGCAATGGGCTTGTTTGTCGTCGCTCTTGTAAGTGGTAAGGTTTCACAAGTAACTTCCTTAACATCAGCAGGATGGCTGATGTTTATCGGAATTATCTTGTTTTCTGGAAGCTTATATGTGTTAAGTGTTACACAAATAAAGGTTTTAGGAGCGATTACACCTATAGGAGGAATATCCTTCTTAGCGGCTTGGGTTTTACTTATTGTAGCAGTAGTTAAGTATTTATAA
- a CDS encoding DUF2179 domain-containing protein: MIDILLILLLQLVFVPIYTLRTIFLVKNVTILAALLGVVEMLIYVFGLSLVFSDDASVLSMIVYAVGFGLGIPLGTKIEEKLAIGYINVTINTMDRNQELIDTLRSNGFGVTIYVGEGRDSSRIRMDILTKRNKESKLIDMIEQFEPRAFIISYEPRTFKGGFILERMKKSNRGKAKKKSE; this comes from the coding sequence TTGATAGATATTTTACTAATTTTACTTTTGCAACTTGTTTTTGTTCCTATTTACACATTAAGGACCATTTTCCTTGTAAAAAACGTAACCATTCTTGCTGCACTTTTAGGTGTAGTAGAAATGCTCATCTATGTGTTCGGCCTTTCGCTTGTTTTTAGTGACGACGCAAGTGTCTTGTCTATGATTGTGTACGCAGTTGGGTTTGGCCTAGGAATTCCTTTAGGGACAAAAATCGAAGAAAAGTTAGCGATTGGCTATATCAATGTTACAATTAATACAATGGATCGAAACCAAGAACTTATCGACACCTTAAGGAGTAATGGCTTTGGTGTAACGATTTATGTTGGCGAAGGTCGAGATAGTAGTCGCATTAGGATGGATATCCTAACAAAAAGAAATAAGGAAAGTAAGTTAATCGATATGATCGAGCAGTTTGAACCGAGAGCCTTTATTATCTCCTATGAACCAAGAACCTTTAAAGGTGGCTTCATATTAGAACGTATGAAAAAATCAAATCGAGGGAAGGCAAAGAAAAAGAGCGAATAA
- a CDS encoding DUF4181 domain-containing protein: MIWVLVIIYLIIFLITWLVEKLIKKRFDLSKKRKYNKRFSREQFSTEMKILSIWSICVLLASTTIDSISRKPLLPIPMYLLIAIFFSILSTYRGLMVKKHAPSSKEYYLDFAAAIWVPIGTILLATTTQWILG, encoded by the coding sequence TTGATTTGGGTTTTAGTTATTATTTATCTTATCATTTTCTTAATTACATGGTTAGTTGAAAAATTAATCAAGAAAAGATTTGACTTAAGCAAAAAAAGAAAATACAACAAACGATTTAGTAGGGAACAATTTTCTACTGAAATGAAGATATTAAGTATTTGGAGCATTTGTGTACTCCTTGCGAGCACGACCATCGATAGTATTAGCAGGAAACCGTTACTTCCCATTCCCATGTATTTATTAATTGCAATTTTCTTCAGTATACTCAGCACTTATCGAGGGTTAATGGTCAAAAAGCATGCGCCAAGTTCAAAAGAGTATTACCTTGATTTTGCAGCAGCTATTTGGGTTCCAATTGGAACCATCTTGTTAGCAACTACTACGCAATGGATTCTGGGCTAA
- a CDS encoding DUF5327 family protein has protein sequence MNISVSSILNEMEKELTKARQSEKDIQSHIMTIRSLCNVILENSQSEQVHTSSEQQLAKMMGAKPKETVTPSENSSNDSIFDF, from the coding sequence ATGAACATATCCGTTTCAAGTATTTTAAATGAGATGGAGAAAGAGTTAACAAAAGCAAGACAATCAGAAAAAGATATACAATCTCATATCATGACGATTCGGTCGTTATGTAATGTCATATTAGAAAATAGTCAATCCGAGCAGGTTCACACCTCAAGTGAGCAACAATTAGCCAAAATGATGGGAGCAAAGCCAAAAGAGACTGTGACACCATCCGAAAATTCAAGCAATGATTCTATATTTGATTTTTAA
- a CDS encoding potassium channel family protein, whose protein sequence is MIERYRHVMYATLSMLSVIIFGTVGFYLTEGISTFDALWLTAITVLTVGYGDAVPRTEAGKIFALFIIPMGIGIVTYAIGAVTALILEGELSRSLRRKKMVSQIEHLQGHIIVCGFGRVGRQVYNQLHIENQSVVVIENNQDVLETMDEDILYVNGDARINEVLVRAGIERATGLIATLPTDADNVFVSLSAKEFNQDLHIVARAAYLESENKLKRAGADVVINPTSISGRRMAMSILKPKSAEYVETIFVNNRTKLDIEELILSHQSSFINKSIAENKIRDQYGVTILAVQKGEKVLHNPSAELVLKEKDIIFVFGEREDIKKLEMDA, encoded by the coding sequence ATGATTGAACGGTATCGGCATGTGATGTACGCCACGTTAAGTATGCTTTCGGTCATCATATTTGGAACAGTAGGTTTTTATTTGACGGAAGGAATTTCGACTTTTGATGCCCTTTGGTTGACAGCTATTACGGTTTTAACTGTAGGATATGGTGACGCCGTCCCTCGAACTGAAGCGGGGAAAATCTTTGCCTTGTTTATTATTCCTATGGGTATAGGAATTGTTACCTACGCCATCGGAGCAGTAACAGCGCTCATATTGGAAGGGGAATTATCACGGTCATTAAGGAGAAAAAAAATGGTGAGTCAAATTGAGCATTTACAAGGTCACATTATTGTATGTGGATTTGGTCGAGTTGGAAGACAGGTGTATAATCAGTTACATATCGAAAATCAATCAGTTGTTGTTATTGAAAACAATCAAGACGTTTTGGAAACAATGGATGAAGACATTTTGTATGTGAACGGTGATGCTAGAATTAATGAAGTGTTAGTTAGGGCAGGTATTGAACGGGCAACAGGCTTAATTGCAACACTTCCGACGGATGCAGATAACGTTTTTGTTTCTTTATCAGCTAAAGAGTTCAATCAAGACCTCCATATTGTGGCGAGAGCGGCTTATTTGGAATCTGAAAACAAACTCAAAAGAGCTGGAGCAGACGTGGTAATTAACCCGACATCGATAAGCGGGAGAAGAATGGCCATGTCGATCTTAAAACCGAAAAGTGCGGAATATGTCGAAACGATATTCGTTAACAATCGAACAAAATTAGATATTGAGGAACTTATTTTATCTCATCAGAGTTCATTTATTAATAAGAGCATAGCTGAAAATAAAATAAGAGATCAATATGGAGTTACGATTTTAGCGGTTCAAAAAGGAGAGAAAGTCTTACATAATCCTTCGGCTGAACTTGTTTTAAAGGAAAAGGATATAATTTTCGTTTTTGGTGAAAGAGAGGACATCAAAAAACTAGAAATGGATGCTTAA
- a CDS encoding uracil-DNA glycosylase, which translates to MFLEIENDWFQHLKRQLEEPYYQELMTFIKHEYETEMIYPQKDEVFTAFKATPLEKVKVVILGQDPYHQPNQAHGLSFSVKKGIKLPPSLRSIFKERENDLGIPFPKDGCLLNWAEQGVFLLNTVLTVREGEPYSHRNKGWERFTDEVIKLIDQKNSPVVFVLWGKHAQNKKEMIDKDKHFVLESPHPSPLSASRGFFGSHPFSKANAYLKETGQTPIDW; encoded by the coding sequence ATGTTTTTAGAAATAGAAAATGATTGGTTTCAACACCTTAAACGACAACTTGAAGAGCCCTATTATCAAGAATTAATGACTTTTATTAAGCATGAATATGAAACGGAAATGATTTACCCTCAAAAGGATGAGGTTTTTACAGCTTTTAAAGCAACCCCACTCGAGAAGGTAAAGGTGGTGATTTTAGGACAGGATCCTTACCATCAACCGAATCAAGCTCATGGTCTTAGCTTTTCTGTGAAAAAAGGGATAAAGCTTCCTCCTTCATTACGAAGTATTTTCAAGGAGAGAGAAAATGATTTAGGAATCCCCTTTCCTAAGGATGGATGCTTATTGAACTGGGCAGAGCAAGGAGTCTTTTTATTAAATACGGTTTTAACCGTAAGAGAAGGAGAACCTTATTCTCACCGAAATAAAGGATGGGAAAGGTTTACGGATGAAGTGATTAAGTTAATAGATCAAAAGAACTCCCCCGTTGTTTTTGTTCTTTGGGGAAAGCATGCACAAAACAAAAAGGAAATGATCGATAAAGATAAACATTTTGTTCTAGAATCTCCCCATCCTAGTCCGTTATCAGCAAGCCGTGGTTTTTTTGGAAGTCATCCATTTTCAAAAGCAAATGCTTACTTGAAAGAGACGGGACAAACACCGATTGACTGGTAA
- the galE gene encoding UDP-glucose 4-epimerase GalE, with product MSILVCGGAGYIGSHAVSELLDLGEDVIIVDNLQTGHQQAVLEKAKFHQGDLRDESFLQEIFSKYTIEAVIHFAADSLVGESVENPFKYYDNNVTGALSLLKVMNEFGVKKIVFSSTAATYGEPKNIPILESDPTVPTNPYGETKLTVEKMLKWAENAYGIHYVVLRYFNVAGAHMKGILGEDHRPETHLIPIILQVALEKREKIMIYGDDYDTHDGTCIRDYIHVTDLANAHILAIKKLRLDGKSATYNLGNGNGFTVKEVIDAARKVTGHPIPAEVAPRRAGDPAKLVASSQKAISELGWNPKYAQMETIIESAWQWFQNHPDGYEN from the coding sequence ATGTCGATTTTAGTTTGTGGTGGAGCAGGGTATATCGGAAGTCATGCCGTTTCTGAGCTCTTAGATCTTGGCGAAGATGTTATTATTGTGGATAATTTACAAACAGGTCATCAGCAAGCAGTGTTAGAAAAAGCAAAGTTTCATCAAGGTGATTTAAGAGATGAATCATTCTTACAGGAAATTTTCTCGAAATATACGATTGAAGCTGTGATTCATTTTGCGGCAGATTCCCTCGTAGGGGAAAGTGTAGAAAATCCATTTAAATATTATGATAACAATGTAACAGGAGCCCTTTCGTTATTAAAAGTGATGAATGAATTTGGAGTAAAGAAAATTGTGTTTTCTTCAACGGCTGCAACGTATGGAGAACCTAAAAATATTCCGATTTTGGAAAGTGACCCGACAGTACCAACAAACCCATATGGGGAAACAAAGCTGACGGTAGAAAAAATGTTGAAATGGGCAGAAAATGCTTATGGTATTCACTATGTGGTCCTCCGTTATTTTAATGTTGCAGGAGCCCATATGAAGGGGATTTTAGGAGAAGATCACCGTCCAGAAACACATTTAATCCCTATCATTCTTCAAGTGGCATTAGAAAAACGGGAAAAGATCATGATTTATGGAGATGATTATGATACACATGATGGCACTTGTATTCGGGATTATATTCATGTCACAGACTTAGCTAATGCTCATATATTAGCTATTAAAAAACTACGTCTTGACGGTAAGAGTGCGACCTATAATTTAGGGAATGGCAATGGCTTTACAGTAAAAGAAGTGATTGATGCGGCTAGAAAAGTAACTGGGCATCCAATACCTGCTGAAGTGGCACCTAGAAGAGCAGGAGACCCAGCTAAATTAGTGGCCTCCTCACAAAAAGCGATTTCGGAACTTGGTTGGAACCCTAAATATGCACAAATGGAAACGATCATCGAGAGCGCATGGCAGTGGTTTCAAAATCATCCTGATGGATATGAAAATTAA
- a CDS encoding L,D-transpeptidase, with translation MKIVKISLCFMLLCLGFLAPIENVSAKTNQLIIINKSTNQLAFFEDGQLVKTFSVATGRNNGDSKTPEGIFPIVNKIKNRPYYKENIPGGDPSNPLGDRWLGLHANGTPGTTYAIHGNANSNSIGTYASAGCIRMHNEEIRWLFDRVKKQTDVYILQSSKSFALIAADYDSSLYASVETTAEETKKEEQEEVKKPDPEPTKAEVFYDRLSQKYTKVFDYIES, from the coding sequence TTGAAGATTGTAAAAATAAGCTTATGTTTCATGCTTCTTTGTTTAGGATTTTTGGCTCCAATAGAAAACGTGTCTGCAAAGACGAATCAATTAATTATTATTAACAAAAGTACGAATCAACTTGCATTCTTTGAAGATGGTCAACTTGTTAAAACATTTTCTGTTGCAACAGGGAGAAATAATGGGGACTCCAAAACACCAGAGGGGATCTTCCCCATTGTGAATAAAATTAAAAACCGCCCTTATTATAAAGAAAATATTCCTGGCGGTGATCCTAGTAACCCTTTAGGAGATCGTTGGTTAGGATTACACGCTAACGGTACTCCTGGAACAACCTATGCCATTCACGGCAATGCCAATTCTAACTCCATTGGTACGTACGCGAGCGCAGGTTGTATAAGAATGCATAACGAGGAAATTCGCTGGCTCTTTGACAGAGTGAAAAAACAGACCGATGTCTATATCCTTCAATCTTCGAAAAGTTTCGCACTGATAGCTGCTGATTATGATTCTTCCCTTTATGCTTCCGTGGAAACAACAGCGGAAGAAACGAAGAAGGAAGAACAAGAAGAAGTCAAAAAACCAGATCCAGAACCTACGAAAGCTGAAGTTTTTTATGATCGTTTGTCTCAAAAGTATACAAAAGTCTTTGATTATATAGAGAGTTAA
- the rsgA gene encoding ribosome small subunit-dependent GTPase A has product MNLQSIGWNEQLEQEFKQLNDQHCLAVGRVATQHRNLYEIWTEKGKVTGNVSGKLRYQAETKSMFPVVGDWVAISMHEGEERATIQAILQRKSQFSRKVAGDTTEEQVISANVDTVFLVSALNQDFNVRRIERYLVLAWESGANPVIVLNKADLADDLEDKRQDVEAIAFGVPIIFVSCVTKQGFDDLQNYMQKGETVSLIGSSGVGKSSIVNMLTGEEKQQVQDIREDDHKGRHTTTHRELILLESGLIMDTPGMREIQLWGDEASVHSAFDDISELSSMCKFNDCQHQNEPGCAVRQAIEEGVVSGERYESYLKLQREMVYLADKKAYLQQVKERSRQIKKTIRKSRKYK; this is encoded by the coding sequence TTGAATTTACAATCGATCGGATGGAATGAACAGTTAGAACAAGAATTTAAACAGTTAAATGATCAACATTGCTTAGCTGTTGGGAGAGTGGCAACACAACACCGAAACCTGTATGAAATATGGACGGAAAAAGGAAAAGTGACTGGCAATGTTTCTGGAAAGCTTCGTTATCAAGCTGAGACGAAAAGTATGTTTCCTGTTGTCGGAGATTGGGTTGCTATATCGATGCACGAAGGAGAAGAAAGGGCAACGATTCAAGCAATCTTACAAAGAAAGAGTCAGTTTTCTCGAAAAGTTGCAGGGGATACAACAGAAGAACAAGTGATATCGGCAAATGTGGATACGGTGTTTTTAGTGTCAGCATTAAACCAAGACTTTAACGTTAGAAGAATTGAACGTTATTTAGTCCTTGCTTGGGAAAGTGGAGCGAATCCTGTCATTGTTTTAAATAAAGCAGATTTAGCTGATGATCTAGAAGATAAACGTCAGGATGTTGAAGCTATTGCCTTTGGCGTCCCGATTATTTTTGTCAGCTGTGTGACAAAGCAGGGGTTTGATGATCTACAAAACTATATGCAAAAAGGAGAAACTGTATCCTTAATTGGGTCATCAGGTGTTGGGAAATCTTCTATTGTTAACATGTTGACAGGGGAAGAAAAACAACAAGTTCAAGATATACGTGAAGATGATCATAAAGGAAGACACACGACCACTCATCGTGAACTGATTCTTTTAGAAAGCGGGCTAATCATGGACACACCTGGAATGAGAGAAATACAACTTTGGGGTGATGAGGCCTCTGTCCATTCCGCTTTTGATGATATTTCTGAACTTTCCTCTATGTGTAAGTTTAACGACTGTCAACATCAAAACGAACCAGGCTGTGCAGTGAGGCAGGCGATAGAAGAGGGTGTTGTATCGGGTGAGCGGTATGAGAGTTATCTCAAATTGCAGAGAGAAATGGTCTACCTTGCAGATAAGAAGGCCTATTTACAACAAGTAAAAGAACGGAGTAGGCAGATTAAAAAAACAATCAGGAAGTCTCGGAAATACAAATAA
- a CDS encoding RNA polymerase sigma factor, producing MIQTDVNNVNYEDILYELVLDYSDELKRIAYLYVNIHVEADDIVQEVFISCYKNLSKFRSDASYKTWLIRITINKCKDYRRKWHVKNIINKSEIEINDVEKSSDDLIIEQENNNEMIKQLSLLPPKYKDVLILHYYQEMTMEEISTVLKLNINTVKSRIYRGKDRLKDQLERRNIIL from the coding sequence TTGATTCAAACCGATGTGAACAATGTTAATTACGAAGACATATTATACGAACTCGTCCTAGATTATTCAGACGAGTTAAAAAGAATTGCATACTTATACGTTAATATCCATGTAGAAGCGGACGACATCGTCCAAGAAGTCTTTATTAGTTGTTATAAAAATCTTTCGAAGTTTCGTAGTGATGCAAGCTATAAAACGTGGCTCATTCGCATCACAATCAATAAGTGTAAAGATTATCGTCGTAAATGGCATGTGAAGAACATCATAAACAAGTCTGAAATTGAGATAAATGATGTAGAAAAATCGAGCGACGATCTAATCATTGAACAAGAGAATAACAATGAAATGATTAAACAATTATCCTTATTACCACCGAAGTATAAAGATGTGTTAATTCTTCACTATTATCAAGAGATGACCATGGAAGAAATAAGTACGGTCCTTAAACTTAATATAAACACCGTAAAATCAAGAATTTACCGAGGAAAGGATCGTTTGAAAGATCAGTTAGAAAGGAGGAATATTATACTATGA
- a CDS encoding nitroreductase family protein, whose amino-acid sequence MTQLANIIKERRTVRDFTSQPIDMDSLINLLDQAAWAPNHGHREPWQFKLFVEGAKQTLLNEIVKSYQRIGITKEYTEEQLIKYKKVMDDFFLNTPAHLLIYMKKQDTQKVWEEDFLATAAFIQNFQLLAWEQGLGMVWKTNPYIYDPEFCDSIGLAEDEKIVGVLHIGYPKKVPKAKERTPIREKMEVVGG is encoded by the coding sequence ATGACACAATTAGCAAATATCATTAAAGAAAGACGTACTGTGAGAGACTTTACATCACAGCCTATCGATATGGATTCATTAATTAACTTATTAGATCAAGCGGCTTGGGCACCTAATCATGGCCATCGCGAGCCATGGCAGTTTAAATTGTTTGTTGAAGGGGCTAAGCAAACCTTATTAAATGAAATTGTTAAAAGTTATCAACGCATCGGAATTACAAAGGAATATACGGAAGAGCAATTGATTAAATATAAAAAGGTGATGGATGATTTCTTCTTGAATACGCCAGCTCATCTATTAATCTACATGAAGAAGCAGGATACTCAAAAGGTTTGGGAAGAAGACTTTTTAGCGACAGCTGCCTTTATTCAAAACTTTCAACTGCTTGCTTGGGAGCAAGGGCTTGGGATGGTATGGAAGACAAATCCTTATATTTATGATCCTGAATTTTGTGATTCCATCGGGTTAGCAGAGGATGAAAAAATCGTAGGGGTTTTACATATTGGTTACCCAAAGAAAGTGCCAAAAGCGAAAGAAAGGACACCAATTAGAGAAAAGATGGAGGTTGTAGGGGGATAA